Proteins found in one Gemmatimonadota bacterium genomic segment:
- a CDS encoding 30S ribosomal protein S12, which translates to MPTINQLIRHGRKKSQRKTKSPALRGSPQKRGNCLQVKTQTPKKPNSALRKIARVRLMNGIEATCYIPGESHNLQEHNIVLVRGGRVKDLPGVRYHIIRGALDASGVPDRRNGRSKYGTKKPK; encoded by the coding sequence ATGCCAACGATAAACCAGCTCATACGCCACGGCCGGAAGAAGTCGCAGCGTAAAACGAAATCACCCGCTTTGCGCGGCAGTCCCCAGAAACGGGGCAACTGCCTGCAGGTGAAGACGCAGACGCCCAAGAAGCCGAATTCGGCGCTGCGGAAAATAGCCCGCGTCCGCCTGATGAATGGCATCGAGGCCACTTGTTACATCCCGGGCGAGAGCCATAACCTGCAGGAGCACAATATCGTCCTGGTCCGGGGCGGGCGGGTGAAGGACCTGCCCGGCGTGCGGTACCACATCATCCGCGGCGCGCTGGACGCCAGCGGAGTGCCCGACCGGCGCAACGGGCGTTCGAAATACGGGACCAAGAAGCCCAAGTAG
- the fusA gene encoding elongation factor G, whose amino-acid sequence MSEAYHKHASESNLEKTRNIGIMAHIDAGKTTTTERILYYTGRVRRMGEVHDGAATMDWMEQERERGITITSAATTSFWRDHRINIIDTPGHVDFTVEVERSLRVLDGSVAIFCAVGGVEPQSETVWRQADKYGVPRLAYVNKIDRVGADFHQVVDMIHERLGANAIPIQLPIGAGDLFTGSIDLVTMKARSYHEDNMGATYDEHDIPKDLVEYAAEHRNKLIESLAEVDEELMETYLAGEEPTASEMQSAIRRATLSVSLIPVLVGSSFRNKGVQALLDAIVDYLPSPQDVPPVTGKNTLTGEQETRESLPDAPLSGVAFKIMTDPHVGKLAFYRIYSGTLPAGCYVLNTRTNRRERISRILQMHANKREQLKAAEAGDIVALVGVKVVATGDTLCDPEWPIALEAMEFPKPVMSVAVEPKTRADEEKLSQSLQKLSEEDPTFRVHTDEETSQLIISGMGELHLEILVDRMLREFRVEANVGRPQVAYRETIGTAVKSEGRFVRQSGGRGQFGHVWLDMEPVKDGDGVEFVNGIVGGVIPREFISSVEAGVREAAHNGVLAGYTVQGVKVTLYDGSYHEVDSSEVAFKVAASMAFQDGMRKAEPELLEPVMDVEVAVPSEYVGTVVGDLNARRGRIGGIIPRTDAQVVAATVPLSEMFGYTTALRSATQGRAVSTMQFSHYSEVPESIKQEILEKIRGGA is encoded by the coding sequence ATGTCCGAAGCATACCATAAGCACGCTTCCGAATCGAACCTGGAAAAGACCAGGAACATCGGGATCATGGCCCATATCGACGCGGGCAAGACGACCACCACCGAACGCATCCTCTATTATACGGGACGCGTGCGGCGAATGGGCGAGGTGCACGACGGCGCCGCGACCATGGACTGGATGGAGCAGGAGCGCGAACGGGGCATCACGATCACGTCCGCGGCCACGACGTCCTTCTGGCGCGACCACCGGATCAATATCATCGATACGCCCGGTCACGTCGACTTCACGGTCGAGGTGGAACGATCGCTGCGCGTGCTTGACGGCTCCGTGGCGATTTTTTGTGCCGTGGGCGGCGTCGAGCCGCAGTCCGAGACCGTGTGGCGGCAGGCCGACAAGTACGGCGTGCCCCGCCTGGCGTACGTGAACAAGATCGACCGCGTCGGGGCGGACTTCCACCAGGTCGTCGACATGATCCACGAACGGCTCGGGGCCAACGCCATCCCGATCCAGCTGCCCATCGGCGCCGGCGACCTGTTTACCGGGTCCATCGACCTGGTCACCATGAAAGCCCGCAGCTATCACGAAGACAACATGGGCGCCACGTACGACGAGCACGACATCCCGAAGGACCTGGTCGAATACGCCGCGGAGCACCGGAACAAGCTGATCGAGAGCCTCGCCGAAGTGGACGAGGAACTGATGGAGACCTACCTGGCCGGCGAGGAACCGACGGCTTCCGAAATGCAGAGCGCCATTCGCCGGGCCACGCTGTCGGTCAGCCTGATCCCCGTCCTGGTGGGCTCTTCCTTTCGCAACAAGGGCGTCCAGGCGCTGCTCGACGCGATCGTCGACTACCTGCCGTCGCCCCAGGACGTGCCGCCCGTCACGGGCAAGAATACCTTGACCGGCGAACAGGAAACGCGGGAGAGCCTGCCCGACGCGCCGCTGTCCGGCGTCGCCTTCAAGATCATGACTGATCCCCACGTGGGCAAGCTGGCCTTCTACCGGATCTATTCCGGCACGCTGCCCGCCGGCTGTTACGTGCTGAATACAAGGACCAACCGGCGCGAGCGAATCAGCCGGATCCTGCAGATGCACGCCAACAAAAGGGAACAGCTCAAGGCCGCCGAAGCGGGCGATATCGTCGCGCTCGTAGGGGTAAAGGTCGTGGCGACGGGCGATACGCTTTGCGACCCCGAGTGGCCCATCGCCCTCGAAGCAATGGAGTTTCCCAAGCCCGTGATGTCCGTCGCGGTCGAACCCAAGACCCGGGCGGACGAAGAAAAGCTCAGCCAGTCCCTCCAGAAGCTCTCCGAAGAAGATCCCACTTTCCGCGTACATACCGATGAAGAAACCAGCCAGCTGATTATCTCCGGCATGGGTGAACTGCACCTCGAGATCCTGGTGGACCGCATGCTGCGAGAGTTCCGCGTGGAAGCGAACGTGGGGCGTCCCCAGGTCGCCTACCGGGAGACCATCGGCACGGCCGTGAAGAGCGAAGGCCGATTCGTGCGGCAGTCGGGCGGACGCGGGCAGTTCGGGCACGTGTGGCTCGATATGGAGCCGGTGAAGGACGGGGACGGCGTGGAATTCGTGAACGGCATCGTCGGCGGGGTCATCCCGAGGGAGTTCATCTCTTCCGTCGAGGCCGGCGTCCGGGAAGCCGCCCATAACGGCGTGCTCGCCGGATACACGGTGCAGGGCGTCAAGGTCACCCTGTACGACGGCTCCTACCACGAAGTCGATTCGTCCGAGGTAGCCTTCAAGGTGGCGGCCTCCATGGCCTTCCAGGACGGCATGCGCAAGGCCGAACCCGAGTTGCTGGAACCGGTCATGGACGTGGAAGTGGCGGTCCCCAGCGAATACGTGGGCACCGTGGTCGGCGACCTGAACGCGCGCCGGGGGCGCATCGGCGGGATCATTCCCCGGACGGACGCGCAGGTCGTGGCGGCCACCGTTCCCCTGAGCGAGATGTTCGGCTACACGACGGCACTGCGTTCCGCCACGCAGGGACGGGCCGTGTCCACCATGCAGTTCTCGCATTACTCGGAAGTGCCTGAGAGTATCAAGCAGGAGATTCTGGAAAAGATTCGCGGCGGCGCATAA
- a CDS encoding 50S ribosomal protein L3: MHGLIGRKIGMSQVFAENGDAVPVTVIEAGPCYVTQVKTLECDGYEAAQIGFEAKKEKQTTRPLQGHFKKAKVEPQRIVREVAVQDIEACEPGQVVGADIFETGELVDVTGYFKGRGFQGVVKRHGFKGGDKTRGQSDRWRHPGSIGQSATPSKVFKGTRMGGRMGNKRVTVRNLQVVGVDAEKNILLVKGAVPGHRNGYVLINRAG; this comes from the coding sequence ATGCACGGACTGATCGGCAGGAAAATCGGGATGAGCCAGGTCTTTGCCGAGAACGGCGACGCGGTACCGGTCACGGTGATCGAGGCGGGTCCCTGTTACGTCACCCAGGTGAAGACGCTGGAATGCGACGGCTACGAGGCGGCGCAGATCGGTTTCGAAGCGAAGAAGGAGAAGCAGACGACCCGGCCGCTGCAGGGCCACTTCAAGAAGGCGAAGGTCGAACCGCAGCGCATCGTCCGGGAGGTCGCGGTGCAGGACATCGAGGCCTGCGAACCCGGACAGGTCGTCGGTGCGGACATTTTCGAGACCGGCGAACTCGTGGACGTGACGGGTTACTTCAAGGGCCGGGGGTTCCAGGGCGTCGTCAAGCGGCACGGTTTCAAGGGCGGCGACAAGACCCGCGGACAGAGCGACCGCTGGCGCCATCCCGGATCGATCGGACAGAGCGCGACGCCGTCCAAGGTCTTCAAGGGCACCCGCATGGGCGGTCGGATGGGCAACAAGCGCGTGACCGTCAGGAACCTGCAGGTGGTCGGCGTGGACGCCGAGAAGAACATCCTCCTGGTGAAGGGCGCGGTGCCGGGACACCGGAACGGATACGTACTGATCAACCGGGCCGGTTAG
- the rpsJ gene encoding 30S ribosomal protein S10 — protein sequence MANQADQKIRIRLKACDHAMLDKSAREITQAAQRAGARVMGPIPLPTKRTVYTVLRSPFIDKKSREQFETRVHKRLIDIYDTSQQTVDALLKLDLPAGVDVEIRV from the coding sequence ATGGCCAACCAGGCGGACCAGAAGATCAGGATCAGGCTGAAGGCCTGCGACCACGCCATGCTGGACAAGTCGGCCAGGGAGATCACCCAGGCGGCGCAGCGGGCCGGCGCGCGGGTCATGGGACCCATACCGTTGCCGACGAAACGGACCGTGTATACCGTCCTGCGCTCTCCCTTTATCGACAAGAAGTCGCGGGAACAATTCGAAACGCGCGTGCACAAGCGCCTTATCGATATCTATGACACGTCGCAGCAGACGGTGGACGCGCTCCTGAAACTGGACCTGCCCGCCGGCGTGGACGTGGAAATCAGGGTGTAG
- the tuf gene encoding elongation factor Tu: protein MSKERFERTKPHVNIGTIGHVDHGKTTLTAAITKVLAEQGLAEFQDYDQIDNAPEEKERGVTINVHHAEYETANRHYAHVDCPGHADYIKNMITGAAQMDGAILVVSAADGPMPQTREHILLARQVNVPAIVVFLNKCDQVDDEELLELVELEVRELLSSYDFPGDDIPVIRGSALQAMEGEAGSEATTAITELMDTVDEYIPTPVRDEDRPFLMPVEDVFSITGRGTVGTGRVESGVINKNDEVEIIGIKDTRKTVVTDIEMFRKFLDDARAGDNVGLLLRGVDKESLERGQVVAKPGSITPHTKFKAQVYVLKQEEGGRHTPFFNNYRPQFYFRTTDVTGSVALPSGVEMVMPGDNVDMEVNLMQPIAMDRELRFAIREGGRTVGAGVVTEVIE from the coding sequence ATGTCGAAGGAAAGATTCGAGCGTACCAAGCCCCACGTGAACATCGGCACGATCGGTCACGTGGACCACGGCAAGACGACCCTCACGGCGGCGATCACCAAGGTCCTGGCCGAGCAGGGGCTGGCCGAGTTCCAGGATTACGACCAGATCGACAACGCCCCCGAAGAGAAGGAGCGCGGCGTCACCATCAACGTGCACCACGCCGAGTACGAGACCGCCAACAGGCACTACGCCCACGTGGACTGTCCCGGACACGCCGACTACATCAAGAACATGATCACCGGAGCGGCCCAGATGGACGGCGCCATCCTCGTGGTCTCCGCCGCCGACGGGCCCATGCCCCAGACCCGGGAGCACATCCTCCTGGCCAGGCAGGTCAACGTGCCCGCCATCGTCGTCTTTCTGAACAAGTGCGACCAGGTCGACGACGAGGAGCTGCTCGAACTCGTGGAGCTCGAGGTCAGGGAACTGCTCTCCTCCTACGACTTCCCGGGCGACGACATCCCCGTGATCCGGGGCAGCGCCCTGCAGGCCATGGAAGGCGAGGCCGGTTCGGAGGCCACCACGGCCATCACCGAGCTCATGGACACCGTCGACGAGTACATCCCCACCCCGGTACGTGACGAGGACCGGCCCTTTCTCATGCCCGTGGAGGACGTCTTCTCCATCACCGGCAGGGGCACCGTCGGCACCGGGCGCGTGGAGAGCGGCGTCATCAACAAGAACGACGAGGTGGAGATCATCGGCATCAAGGATACCCGCAAGACCGTCGTCACCGACATCGAGATGTTCAGAAAGTTCCTCGACGACGCGCGGGCCGGCGACAACGTGGGACTGCTCCTGCGCGGCGTGGACAAGGAATCCTTAGAGCGCGGCCAGGTCGTGGCCAAGCCCGGGTCCATCACGCCCCATACCAAGTTCAAGGCCCAGGTCTACGTCCTCAAGCAGGAGGAAGGCGGAAGGCATACCCCCTTCTTCAACAACTACCGGCCCCAGTTCTACTTCCGCACCACCGACGTCACCGGGTCGGTCGCACTGCCCTCCGGCGTGGAGATGGTCATGCCCGGGGACAACGTCGACATGGAAGTCAATCTCATGCAGCCCATCGCCATGGACCGGGAACTGCGCTTCGCCATACGCGAAGGCGGCAGGACCGTCGGCGCGGGCGTCGTCACCGAAGTCATCGAGTAG
- the rpoC gene encoding DNA-directed RNA polymerase subunit beta' gives MHKQPKNRSTIRIQLASPETIRRWSYGEVTKPETINYRTFKPERDGLFCERIFGPVKDWECNCGKYKRIRYRGVICDRCGVEVTQAKVRRERLGHIELAVPVCHIWYFKSPPSRIGNLLNLSIRNLERVIYYESYVMLDPGDTEYQIGEIIDQDTFMDLEEAGHEFEADMGAGALRRLLSEIDIEELSVELRTRVRMETSVQRKNDALKRLKVVEAFRNSNGPDSDGNRPEWMIMEVLPVIPPDLRPLVPLEGGRFATSDLNDLYRRVINRNNRLKKLLEIRAPDVILRNEKRMLQEAVDALLDNGRRSRAVRGDGNRSLKSLSDLLKGKQGRFRQNLLGKRVDYSGRSVIVVEPELKIHQCGLPKNIALELFKPFIIQRLEDKGFVQTVKSAKKIVEREEPEVWDILEEIIKDHPVLLNRAPTLHRLGIQAFMPVLVEGKAIRIHPLVCEAFNADFDGDQMPVHVPMSFEAQIEARVLMLSSNNILDPKNGQPICAPSKDIVLGCYYLTKELTGCRGEGKIFSSVSEVMLAFDNDLVDLHAIIKLRHEGKMMETTVGRVIFNQILPPEIGFQNEVFDSSAIRDMVATVYRQLGNYRTCVLLDEVKRLGFHYATLSGLTSGIDDVVIPDEKAQMISDAEAEVRSIQDQYEGHAITEGERYNKVIDVWQHTRTKLNEVVETTLEESDDGFNPFYMMMASGARSKLDQVGQLCGMRGLMAKPQRKVVGQVGEYIETPILSNLKEGLTVLEYFTSSHGGRKGLADTALKTADAGYLTRRLVDVAQNVIINEADCGTIRGIEIGALKEGENVMEPLGDRVLGRVVLDDIYDPITRELLTAAGEEINEEVADLIEQRGGVQYSADPDAEMSETVHIRSVLTCETKRGVCARCYGRNLATGSMVEMGEAVGVMAAQSIGEPGTQLTLRTFHIGGIASRDATQNKITTKQAGKAVFTAVETVTQENGLPVVIGRAGEITILDADDNRRAHFFIPYGAVMLTEDGDVVEENQALFEWNPYNIPIIAVQAGEVQLEDVVAGETLREQLDDTTGMRQKVITENRGSRALHPRIYIADAKGRKKDEYNLPTGAHLLVTEFTDQSNTERTHVQPGTVLARIPRSIGRTRDITGGLPRVAELFEARRPRDPATVAKVDGVVKVAGIVRRSHRLLVRADDGSEQEYLIPQGRHLSVRDGDRVQAGEPLSEGSIDPHDILEIQGVNAVQEYLVNQIQEVYRMQGVSINDKHVEVIVRQMLQKVKVDDPGDTEFLKGEAVDRTRFQWENDRVLREGGDPATNQPLLLGIAKAALSTESFVSAAAFQETTRVLTEAAIQGKRDALLGLKENVIMGHLIPAGTGLDRYSQMRLVDEEGNEIEPPAIEPEPFFDAESVNGDAEAVSAEAKSASADGESASADEKADTSETVQNVAEAETPPVETV, from the coding sequence ATGCACAAGCAGCCCAAGAACCGCAGCACGATCCGGATACAACTGGCCTCCCCCGAAACGATCCGCAGGTGGTCCTACGGGGAAGTGACGAAACCGGAGACCATCAACTACCGGACCTTCAAGCCGGAACGCGACGGCCTCTTCTGCGAACGCATCTTCGGTCCCGTGAAGGACTGGGAGTGCAACTGCGGCAAGTACAAGCGGATCCGTTACCGCGGCGTCATCTGCGACCGTTGCGGCGTGGAAGTCACGCAGGCGAAGGTGCGGCGGGAACGGCTCGGACACATCGAGCTGGCCGTGCCGGTTTGCCATATCTGGTATTTCAAATCGCCCCCCAGCCGCATCGGAAATCTGCTGAACCTCTCCATCAGGAACCTGGAACGGGTGATCTACTACGAGTCCTACGTCATGCTGGACCCGGGAGACACCGAGTACCAGATCGGCGAGATCATCGACCAGGACACCTTCATGGACCTCGAGGAAGCGGGCCATGAATTCGAGGCGGACATGGGCGCGGGCGCCCTGCGCCGCCTGCTGTCCGAGATCGACATCGAAGAGCTTTCCGTCGAACTGCGGACCCGGGTACGGATGGAAACGTCGGTCCAGCGGAAGAACGACGCGCTGAAGCGGCTGAAGGTGGTCGAGGCGTTCCGGAACTCCAACGGACCGGACTCCGACGGCAACCGGCCCGAATGGATGATCATGGAAGTGCTGCCGGTCATCCCTCCCGACCTGCGGCCGCTGGTACCCCTGGAAGGCGGAAGGTTCGCCACCTCCGATCTCAACGACCTGTACCGGCGCGTCATCAACCGGAACAACCGGCTCAAGAAACTGCTCGAGATCCGCGCGCCGGACGTCATCCTGCGCAACGAAAAGCGGATGCTGCAGGAAGCGGTGGACGCGCTGCTCGACAACGGCCGCCGTTCGCGGGCCGTGCGGGGCGACGGGAACCGGTCCCTCAAGTCATTGTCGGACCTGCTCAAGGGCAAGCAGGGGCGTTTCCGCCAGAACCTGCTCGGCAAGCGGGTGGACTACTCGGGCCGTTCCGTCATCGTGGTGGAACCCGAGCTCAAGATCCACCAGTGCGGGCTGCCCAAGAACATCGCCCTGGAGCTCTTCAAGCCCTTCATCATCCAGCGGCTGGAAGACAAGGGCTTCGTGCAAACGGTCAAGAGCGCGAAGAAGATCGTGGAACGCGAGGAGCCCGAGGTCTGGGACATCCTCGAGGAGATCATCAAGGATCACCCGGTCCTGCTGAACCGGGCGCCCACACTGCACAGGCTGGGTATCCAGGCTTTCATGCCGGTGCTCGTGGAAGGCAAGGCCATCCGCATCCACCCGCTCGTCTGCGAAGCCTTCAACGCCGATTTCGACGGCGACCAGATGCCGGTGCACGTCCCCATGTCCTTCGAGGCCCAGATCGAGGCCCGGGTGCTGATGCTGTCCTCGAACAACATCCTCGATCCGAAGAACGGACAGCCGATCTGCGCGCCCAGCAAGGACATCGTCCTGGGATGCTACTACCTGACCAAGGAGCTCACGGGCTGCCGGGGCGAAGGCAAGATCTTCTCGAGCGTTTCCGAGGTGATGCTCGCCTTCGATAACGACCTCGTGGATCTCCATGCCATTATCAAGCTGCGCCACGAGGGCAAGATGATGGAAACGACCGTCGGTCGGGTCATCTTCAACCAGATCCTGCCGCCGGAGATCGGCTTCCAGAATGAGGTGTTCGACAGCTCGGCCATCCGGGACATGGTGGCCACCGTATACCGCCAGCTGGGGAACTACCGCACGTGCGTGCTTCTCGACGAAGTCAAGCGGCTGGGTTTCCACTACGCGACCCTTTCGGGCCTGACCTCGGGCATCGACGACGTGGTCATCCCCGACGAGAAGGCGCAGATGATCAGTGACGCGGAAGCCGAGGTGCGATCCATCCAGGATCAGTACGAGGGCCACGCCATCACCGAGGGAGAGCGCTACAACAAGGTGATCGACGTGTGGCAGCACACCCGGACCAAGCTGAACGAGGTCGTCGAGACCACGCTCGAGGAGTCGGACGACGGCTTCAATCCCTTCTACATGATGATGGCCTCCGGCGCGCGGAGCAAGCTGGACCAGGTGGGACAGCTGTGCGGCATGCGCGGCCTCATGGCCAAGCCCCAGCGAAAGGTCGTCGGACAGGTCGGCGAGTACATCGAGACGCCCATCCTGTCCAACCTCAAGGAAGGGCTTACGGTCCTCGAGTACTTCACCTCCAGCCACGGCGGGCGCAAGGGACTGGCCGACACGGCCCTCAAGACCGCGGACGCCGGCTACCTGACCCGGCGGCTGGTGGACGTGGCGCAGAACGTGATCATCAACGAGGCGGACTGCGGCACGATCCGAGGCATCGAGATCGGCGCCCTGAAAGAGGGCGAGAACGTCATGGAACCGCTGGGCGACCGGGTGCTGGGCCGGGTCGTGCTGGACGACATCTACGACCCCATCACGCGGGAACTGCTGACAGCCGCCGGCGAGGAGATCAACGAGGAAGTGGCCGACCTCATCGAACAGCGCGGCGGCGTGCAGTACTCGGCCGATCCCGATGCGGAGATGAGCGAGACCGTGCACATCCGGTCCGTGCTGACCTGCGAGACCAAGCGCGGCGTGTGCGCCCGGTGCTACGGCCGGAACCTCGCCACGGGCTCCATGGTGGAAATGGGCGAGGCCGTCGGCGTCATGGCGGCGCAGAGCATCGGCGAGCCGGGTACGCAGCTGACGCTCCGCACCTTCCACATCGGCGGGATCGCGAGCCGCGACGCCACGCAGAACAAGATTACCACGAAGCAGGCGGGCAAGGCAGTCTTCACCGCGGTCGAGACCGTAACCCAGGAGAACGGCCTCCCCGTCGTCATCGGCCGGGCCGGCGAGATCACCATCCTGGACGCCGACGACAACCGGCGGGCCCATTTCTTCATCCCCTACGGCGCGGTCATGCTCACGGAGGACGGCGACGTCGTCGAGGAGAACCAGGCCCTGTTCGAATGGAACCCCTACAACATCCCGATCATCGCCGTCCAGGCCGGTGAAGTGCAGCTCGAAGACGTGGTGGCGGGAGAGACGCTGCGTGAACAGCTGGACGACACCACGGGCATGCGGCAGAAGGTAATCACGGAGAACCGGGGTTCCAGGGCGCTCCATCCGCGTATTTACATCGCGGACGCCAAGGGCAGGAAAAAGGATGAATACAATCTGCCCACCGGCGCCCACCTGCTCGTCACCGAGTTCACGGACCAGAGCAATACCGAACGCACCCACGTGCAGCCCGGTACGGTCCTCGCGCGCATACCGCGCTCCATCGGCAGGACCCGGGACATCACCGGCGGCCTGCCGCGCGTCGCCGAACTCTTCGAGGCGCGCCGGCCGCGCGACCCCGCCACGGTGGCGAAGGTGGACGGCGTCGTGAAGGTCGCCGGCATCGTCCGGCGCTCCCACCGCCTACTCGTGCGCGCCGACGACGGGTCGGAACAGGAATACCTGATCCCCCAGGGCCGCCATCTCAGCGTGCGCGACGGCGACCGGGTGCAGGCGGGCGAACCCCTGTCCGAAGGGTCCATCGACCCCCACGACATTCTCGAGATCCAGGGGGTGAACGCCGTACAGGAATACCTGGTGAACCAGATCCAGGAAGTCTACCGCATGCAGGGCGTGAGCATCAACGACAAGCACGTGGAAGTCATCGTGCGCCAGATGCTCCAGAAGGTCAAGGTGGACGACCCGGGCGACACGGAGTTTCTGAAGGGCGAGGCCGTGGACCGCACCCGTTTCCAGTGGGAGAACGACCGCGTGCTGCGCGAAGGCGGTGACCCGGCGACGAACCAGCCGCTCTTGCTGGGTATCGCCAAGGCGGCGCTGAGTACCGAGAGCTTCGTCTCCGCGGCGGCCTTCCAGGAAACGACGCGCGTGCTGACCGAAGCGGCCATCCAGGGCAAGCGGGACGCGCTCCTCGGACTGAAGGAGAACGTGATCATGGGGCACCTGATTCCCGCGGGTACGGGGCTGGACCGGTACAGCCAGATGCGGCTCGTGGACGAAGAGGGCAACGAGATCGAGCCGCCGGCCATCGAGCCGGAGCCGTTCTTCGACGCGGAATCGGTAAACGGCGACGCCGAAGCGGTGAGCGCAGAGGCGAAATCGGCGAGCGCAGACGGGGAATCGGCGAGCGCAGACGAGAAAGCCGATACCTCCGAAACCGTACAGAACGTGGCCGAGGCCGAGACGCCGCCCGTGGAAACCGTCTGA
- the rpsG gene encoding 30S ribosomal protein S7: protein MARRKEVVRREPEPDWKYNSVLVSKFINGLMRKGKKSIAERVFYQALDLIEERTSQEPLPVFEKAIKIVGPVVHVKSRRVGGSTYQVPVEVRDDQQRAMAIRWIIDAARARSEKNMFECLAGEFTAAAKGEGAAVRRKEETYRMAEANRAFAHYRW, encoded by the coding sequence ATGGCGAGAAGGAAAGAAGTCGTAAGACGGGAACCGGAGCCGGACTGGAAGTACAACAGCGTACTGGTATCCAAGTTCATCAACGGATTGATGCGCAAGGGGAAGAAGAGCATCGCGGAACGCGTGTTCTACCAGGCCCTCGATCTGATCGAGGAACGCACGAGCCAGGAACCGCTGCCGGTCTTCGAGAAGGCGATCAAGATCGTCGGACCCGTCGTGCATGTCAAATCCCGCCGGGTGGGCGGTTCGACCTACCAGGTCCCCGTGGAAGTGCGGGATGACCAGCAGCGGGCCATGGCGATTCGCTGGATCATCGATGCCGCGCGCGCCCGTTCAGAGAAGAACATGTTCGAGTGCCTGGCGGGAGAGTTTACCGCCGCCGCCAAGGGGGAGGGCGCTGCCGTCCGCCGCAAGGAAGAGACGTACCGGATGGCGGAAGCGAACCGGGCCTTCGCCCATTACAGGTGGTAG